From the genome of Sphingobacterium kitahiroshimense, one region includes:
- a CDS encoding TlpA family protein disulfide reductase encodes MNKKLILGITGVVTASLLFSCNSNTKTQEAAKTEEHDEHDGHDHSGHDHSAHTEAPAAMQKEAAKTLPDFTFYQLRSGIKVSKSDVSKDKNTVFILFDPGCSHCQQEATALEKNRERLKDVNIYYVSMNDPALILGFFDNFAPKLSKMENVEVLVDKGQEFIQKIHVPEQFPANYVYGADGQLKAQWEGDKNINEAIAEFHK; translated from the coding sequence ATGAATAAAAAATTAATATTAGGCATAACAGGAGTTGTCACAGCGTCCCTGTTATTCTCTTGCAATTCAAATACTAAAACGCAAGAAGCGGCAAAAACAGAAGAACATGATGAGCATGATGGTCACGACCATAGTGGGCATGATCATAGTGCACATACGGAAGCTCCTGCAGCTATGCAAAAAGAAGCTGCAAAAACACTTCCTGACTTCACTTTTTACCAATTAAGATCGGGTATTAAAGTTTCAAAATCAGATGTTTCCAAAGATAAAAACACAGTTTTTATCCTATTCGATCCAGGATGTAGCCACTGTCAACAAGAAGCAACTGCTTTAGAAAAAAACAGAGAGCGCTTGAAAGATGTTAACATCTACTATGTTTCAATGAATGATCCTGCTTTAATATTAGGCTTCTTTGACAACTTCGCTCCAAAATTATCAAAAATGGAGAATGTTGAAGTTTTAGTCGACAAAGGCCAAGAGTTTATTCAAAAAATACATGTTCCTGAGCAATTCCCTGCAAATTATGTTTACGGCGCCGACGGTCAATTAAAAGCACAATGGGAAGGTGATAAAAATATAAATGAAGCTATAGCTGAATTTCATAAATAA
- a CDS encoding AI-2E family transporter — protein MKYKQINNNSINQIMLITIILLICILIFTNLSYYLPGFLGAITLYILFRNIYHTLTEKKKWGKSISSIFLISLSVIFIVFPLWGLINYLIPQLEQLIVNQKDLLSKFDSVKDYMHNKPVLKNIDLSDAAILNSLQKLAKYIPNVLNSVAETVVNIIVALFVLYFMQYYSKEMESTIQHAIPFSQQSKKELWNEISMMVRSNAIGIPILGICQGVVAGIGYWIFGVDSPILLGIITAVSTIIPVLGTMTVYVPTAIYLLAIGSTGNAIGLALYGFILIGGIDNVLRFTILRKLGDVPPLITVFGVLLGLNLFGMLGLIFGPLIISSVRVLLKVYNNEYGKGKPEIIESTSFTNYDNDNNIIT, from the coding sequence ATGAAGTACAAACAAATAAACAATAACTCCATTAACCAAATCATGTTGATTACGATCATACTTTTGATCTGTATATTAATATTTACAAATTTATCATACTATCTACCGGGCTTTTTAGGAGCAATAACACTTTATATATTATTTAGAAATATTTACCATACCCTCACTGAAAAGAAAAAGTGGGGTAAATCTATTTCAAGTATATTCCTGATCAGTCTTTCTGTGATCTTTATTGTGTTTCCATTATGGGGATTGATTAACTACCTAATTCCCCAGTTAGAACAGCTTATTGTTAATCAAAAAGACCTATTGTCTAAATTTGATTCTGTAAAAGACTATATGCACAATAAGCCTGTATTAAAAAACATAGATTTATCCGATGCCGCAATTCTTAATTCTCTTCAAAAATTAGCAAAATACATACCCAATGTTTTAAATTCTGTTGCGGAAACTGTCGTCAATATCATCGTCGCTTTATTTGTACTTTATTTTATGCAATATTATAGCAAAGAGATGGAATCTACGATTCAGCATGCTATTCCTTTTTCGCAACAAAGTAAAAAGGAACTCTGGAACGAAATAAGCATGATGGTACGTTCAAATGCTATCGGTATTCCAATTCTTGGCATATGTCAGGGCGTTGTTGCCGGTATTGGCTATTGGATTTTTGGAGTTGACAGCCCTATTCTACTGGGAATAATAACGGCCGTTTCCACGATTATACCGGTCTTGGGCACGATGACTGTTTACGTACCTACCGCAATTTATCTGTTAGCTATTGGCTCTACAGGAAATGCCATTGGTCTGGCTTTATATGGATTTATATTAATTGGTGGAATTGACAATGTACTTCGTTTTACGATATTGCGTAAACTTGGCGATGTACCGCCACTGATTACGGTATTTGGCGTATTACTGGGGTTAAATCTTTTTGGTATGCTGGGGCTTATTTTTGGACCATTGATCATCTCATCAGTTCGTGTATTATTAAAAGTATACAACAATGAATATGGAAAGGGAAAACCTGAAATCATAGAATCAACCTCCTTCACAAATTATGACAATGATAATAATATCATTACTTAA
- a CDS encoding VOC family protein produces MKLNLQQVHHIAIICSDYEKSKKFYTELLGFTIIQEVYRENRNSYKLDLALNGNYIIELFSFPNPPKRPSRPEAVGLRHLAFAVQDISKEVQLLQQSDISVEPIRIDELTNKKFTFFEDPDGLPIELYEI; encoded by the coding sequence ATGAAATTAAATTTACAACAAGTACATCATATTGCTATTATTTGTAGCGATTATGAAAAATCCAAAAAGTTTTACACCGAGTTACTCGGATTTACCATTATACAGGAAGTGTATCGTGAAAACAGAAACTCTTACAAGTTAGACTTAGCCTTAAATGGCAATTATATCATTGAGCTATTTTCATTTCCAAATCCTCCCAAACGACCTTCAAGACCTGAGGCCGTAGGGCTGAGACATCTTGCTTTTGCGGTACAGGACATCTCCAAAGAAGTCCAACTATTACAGCAGTCTGATATTTCAGTAGAGCCCATCCGAATTGATGAACTTACAAATAAAAAATTTACATTTTTTGAAGATCCCGATGGATTACCCATTGAGCTTTATGAAATTTGA